In Electrophorus electricus isolate fEleEle1 chromosome 1, fEleEle1.pri, whole genome shotgun sequence, a single window of DNA contains:
- the zswim2 gene encoding LOW QUALITY PROTEIN: E3 ubiquitin-protein ligase ZSWIM2 (The sequence of the model RefSeq protein was modified relative to this genomic sequence to represent the inferred CDS: substituted 1 base at 1 genomic stop codon) — MFRQTTWRKPVSDAVSWHQDRAMNTTMFILKEFGPTGFLLKQDEEPQKYKVCLADPHSCTCVTSQKEELCKHPCWILMRKFRLPKDHEYCFQLGLVERQILEVLQGVYRTRTPWPPDTTPCALESPDSSQEEATLRQKAVGEEDVCPICQEELLRKRLPVTHCRFGCGNNVHICCMKVWADHQSRSEAVATVTCPLCRKDFGTLSVLQKEVKAAAQMCMSSERARLDKHLGVPCSHCRLCPVVNTCFKWVNLLLLYFTRNHFQLTLNLASACSSKAKVITDVLPECVLRSLPATXVGQSSRLLEVGMQCRLCLCSFRLGQLVKTLPCRHKFHAGCIETWLHQSLCCPLDWQDISNPLTWNDSRGKVKAPANGAQTWVTDEQRSDLFIPGVGLQDRAVRAPALQMAERFDLPREGPLAPLSFETFVQGTRCLCINDTYSGVNSSDPLGLRDKPLGQDPGSATRKRADQ; from the exons ATGTTCCGTCAAACGACGTGGAGGAAACCAGTCAGCGATGCCGTTAGCTGGCACCAAGATCGAGCCATGAACACGaccatgtttattttgaaagaatTTGGGCCGACTGGATTCCTTTTGAAACAAGACGAGGAACCCCAGAAGTACAAA GTGTGCCTCGCTGACCCTCATTCGTGCACTTGTGTCACGTCCCAAAAAGAGGAGCTTTGCAAGCACCCCTGCTGG ATTTTGATGCGCAAATTTAGACTCCCAAAGGATCATGAAT ACTGCTTCCAGCTGGGTCTTGTGGAACGACAGATCCTGGAGGTGTTACAGGGCGTGTACAGGACCAGAACCCCTTGGCCACCTGACACCACCCCCTGTGCCCTGGAGTCTCCTGATTCCAGTCAGGAGGAAGCTACACTCAGACAGAAGGCAGTTGGAGAGGAGGATGTCTGCCCCATCTGTCAGGAGGAACTTCTGAGGAAGAGGCTTCCTGTCACGCACTGCAG GTTTGGATGTGGAAACAACGTTCACATCTGCTGTATGAAAGTATGGGCTGACCATCAGAGCAGGTCAGAGGCCGTTGCCACGGTGACTTGTCCTCTCTGCCGGAAGGACTTTGGAACCTTATCTGTGCTTCAGAAGGAG GTAAAGGCTGCAGCCCAAATGTGTATGAGCTCAGAGAGAGCGCGTCTGGACAAGCACCTCGGGGTCCCGTGCAGTCACTGCAGGCTCTGTCCTGTAGTCAACACGTGCTTCAAGTGGGTGAAC TTACTGCTGCTGTATTTTACGCGAAATCACTTTCAGTTGACATTGAACCTTGCTAGCGCATGCAGTAGCAAGGCCAAAGTCATAACAGATGTGCTTCCGGAATGCGTTTTGAGGAGTCTGCCGGCAACATGAGTTGGTCAGAGTTCCAGACTCCTGGAAGTGGGCATGCAATGCCGCCTCTGCCTTTGCAGCTTCCGATTGGGCCAGCTTGTTAAGACCCTCCCCTGTCGACACAAG TTCCATGCTGGGTGTATTGAGACATGGCTACATCAGTCCCTCTGTTGCCCACTGGACTGGCAGGACATCTCCAACCCCCTCACATGGAATGACAGTCGGGGGAAGGTAAAGGCCCCGGCGAACGGTGCCCAGACCTGGGTCACTGATGAGCAGAGATCAGACCTCTTCATCCCAGGTGTTGGCCTACAGGATCGGGCCGTCAGGGCACCTGCTCTGCAGATGGCAGAAAGATTTGACTTGCCTAGAGAAGGTCCACTGGCACCTCTGTCATTTGAAACATTCGTCCAAGGCACCCGGTGCCTCTGCATCAATGACACGTATTCTGGAGTTAACAGCTCAGATCCACTGGGATTAAGGGACAAGCCTCTGGGACAAGATCCAGGATCAGCCACTAGGAAGAGAGCGGATCAGTAA
- the LOC113582770 gene encoding protein FAM171B: MPCLAAHLLLSAPLLLLLLREAGALRAARGGLHPPGLASPSEHNDIDAQASAHRGRQDGTTEPPEPSSLTLKVSVKDASSQRFLSGAAVLVFVNGSRLRSSRTQDGGEVLLTVPYQLGATLTLVASMDAYVPSQFRWKTTKMPIFSSVTMSLLPQTQGNIWLFEDNVLITRKTADLSSQPNVQFPKDLISLPENTTISMVTAYLTVTATPPEKDSHFSTLGVVNNKGGYKSVKLSPVAVLSAQLLSGGKQLDVSGPVQITVPLPYHTRLRASDTLPAWAFDMTTGTWVNKGIGSVKMGKNGLVWTYVAPHLGYWMAASSPMSNGYMGHAASMDFISYHTYLLVGILGGTLVIIIGFLSVILCHCRDLSHEVERKRWNSTRLSVLKKDQMTSTTLDEARGPLYHNGDRTYSRAVGHPDASASPRHQASYNIYIENVCRPGGNLYENTGSAGLENLRPPVSNLYVNGEEAARLREISEKSGSRQAPEENVVYRDKLFHIYNQPVAIVQTPELFGAQVQADSAGNRSATFPRNGLEHGAQTERNFKDSFTQTLPKVPQQDSEDRAALEGPPTSTANPGIWGRYSHLLESVSVPGTLNEAAGMGPFHSDLQGVSEQTLLELSKAKPSPHPPRAWFVSLDGKPAAQVRHSVIELQGRHRPGSSNDTSLDSGVDMNELQQSLRKSEREGPSVASMPKAAGGRGQEEHDLSSSEIGSPEDASLRNTLEGSSAAIPNIPEDRDAGDTSSESRSTPPPRRLRKVRDKRPDKKTSRHVRDERPQTKR; encoded by the exons ATGCCCTGTCTCGCGGCGCACCTGCTCCTCTCCGCTCcgctgctgctactgctgctcCGCGAGGCTGGGGCGCTGAGGGCCGCGCGGGGTGGGCTGCATCCCCCCGGCCTCGCCTCGCCCTCGGAGCACAATGACATCGACGCACAGGCGTCCGCGCACAGGGGACGGCAGGACGGCACCACCGAGCCTCCAG AGCCCTCGTCACTGACCCTGAAGGTGTCGGTGAAGGACGCATCCAGCCAGAGGTTCCTGAGCGGCGCAGCTGTCCTGGTGTTTGTGAACGGATCGCGGCTTCGCTCCAGCCGCACCCAGGATGGCGGAGAGGTTCTCCTCACTGTGCCCTACCAGCTGGGCGCCACCCTCACTCTGGTGGCGAGCATGGACGCCTACGTGCCCTCTCAGTTCCGTTGGAAGACCACGAAGATGCCCA TATTTTCTTCCGTTACAATGTCCCTCCTGCCACAAACCCAAGGCAACATCTGGCTCTTTGAAGACAATGTGTTGATAACAAGGAAAACAGCTG ATCTGTCATCTCAGCCAAACGTGCAGTTCCCCAAGGACCTCATCTCGCTCCCAGAGAACACGAccatctccatggtgactgCCTATCTGACAGtcacagccacacccccagaGAAGGACAGCCACTTCTCTACACTGGGGGTCGTCAACAACAAAGGAG GATACAAGAGTGTGAAACTGAGTCCAGTGGCAGTGCTCAGCGCTCAGCTGCTGTCCGGCGGGAAACAGCTGGATGTCAGCGGTCCCGTGCAGATCACTGTGCCTTTACCGTACCACACCCGCCTCCGAGCCTCCGACACACTGCCTGCCTGGGCTTTCGACATGACCACAG GTACTTGGGTGAACAAAGGCATCGGCTCTGTTAAGATGGGAAAAAATGGTCTGGTGTGGACCTACGTGGCCCCTCACCTTGGATACTGGATGGCAGCGTCGTCTCCCATGTCTAAcg GTTACATGGGACATGCAGCTTCGATGGATTTCATCTCGTACCATACGTACCTCCTCGTGGGCATTTTGGGTGGCACTCTTGTGATCATCATTGGATTTTTATCTGTGATTTTATGTCACTGCAG AGATTTGAGCCATGAGGTTGAGAGAAAACGATGGAACTCCACTCGTCTGTCAGTTCTAAAGAAAGACCAGATGACATCCACCACCTTGGATGAAGCCCGTGGGCCATTGTACCACAACGGCGACAGGACCTACTCAAGAGCCGTGGGCCATCCTGACGCGTCTGCCTCGCCTCGCCATCAGGCCAGCTATAACATTTACATTGAAAATGTCTGTCGTCCTGGAGGGAACCTGTATGAGAACACTGGGAGTGCAGGACTGGAAAACCTCAGGCCTCCAGTATCCAATCTGTACGTAAACGGCGAGGAAGCAGCCAGGCTTAGGGAGATTTCCGAGAAGAGTGGCTCGCGGCAGGCTCCCGAAGAGAACGTGGTATATCGAGATAAGCTGTTCCACATCTACAACCAACCCGTGGCCATCGTGCAGACTCCAGAACTCTTCGGCGCCCAGGTACAGGCTGATTCGGCTGGGAACAGAAGTGCCACGTTCCCCCGCAACGGCTTGGAGCACGGAGCCCAGACCGAGCGCAACTTCAAAGACAGCTTCACCCAGACACTGCCCAAAGTCCCTCAGCAGGATAGCGAGGACCGTGCTGCTTTGGAAGGCCCACCGACTTCCACTGCCAACCCAGGAATCTGGGGACGCTACAGCCACTTGCTGGAGTCGGTCTCCGTCCCAGGAACCCTGAACGAGGCAGCCGGAATGGGTCCATTCCACAGTGACCTGCAGGGGGTGTCCGAGCAGACGCTACTAGAGCTGTCCAAGGCCAAGCCGTCTCCACACCCTCCTCGGGCGTGGTTTGTGTCCTTGGATGGCAAACCGGCAGCTCAAGTCCGCCACTCCGTGATCGAGCTCCAGGGGAGGCACCGGCCGGGCAGCAGCAACGACACCAGCCTGGACTCCGGGGTGGACATGAATGAGCTGCAGCAGTCATTGCGGAAGAGCGAGCGTGAAGGCCCCTCCGTTGCCAGCATGCCCAAAGCCGCAGGGGGCCGCGGCCAAGAGGAGCACGACTTGAGCAGCAGTGAAATTGGAAGTCCCGAAGATGCGTCCCTGAGGAACACCCTGGAGGGCAGCAGCGCGGCGATCCCCAACATCCCCGAGGACAGGGACGCGGGCGACACGTCGAGCGAGTCCAgatccacccctccacctcgcAGGCTGAGAAAGGTACGAGACAAAAGGCCAGATAAGAAAACGTCCCGACACGTGCGGGATGAGAGGCCGCAAACAAAACGCTAG